A portion of the Salminus brasiliensis chromosome 11, fSalBra1.hap2, whole genome shotgun sequence genome contains these proteins:
- the chrna10a gene encoding neuronal acetylcholine receptor subunit alpha-10a → MRARMRCCFVLTVCISFAPACWGAHGKYAQRLLNDLFRNYTSALRPVENTNDVLNVTLQITLSQIIDMDERNQILTAYLWIRQVWNDAYLTWNKDEYDGLDTIRIPGSYVWRPDIVLYNNADDHFTGTMDTNVVIRSDGQIMWDSPIITKSSCKVDVSFFPFDAQQCRLTYGSWTYNGKQLDILNALESADLADLVDNVEWEVLGMPAKKNIILYGCCADPYPDVTYTLMLKRRASFYVFNLLIPCVMISFLAPLGFYLPADSGEKVSLGVTVMLALTVFQLLVAEIMPPSENVPLIGKYYIATMTMITASTALTIFIMNIHHCGPEAKPVPRWAKKFILQYLARICFVYEVGENCMTPQPEKPDPPPQRQPQHMNGRAGKDDLVFKFDRGQDSMPLKPTEDKEDMSQIMSPACSIGRNPTNHYSVWKNGVFLSLDGGDGVSAASGGVKDSERSGGPEDGGRLCDEEKMRCMTEQQHHFRNIEYIANCYRDQRATQKRTGEWKKVAKVLDRFFMWIFFIMVFFMSLLIMCKAI, encoded by the exons ATGAGAGCCAGAATGAGGTGTTGTTTTGTCCTCACTGTCTGCATCAGTTTTGCACCAG CTTGCTGGGGAGCTCATGGGAAATACGCACAGAGGCTGCTGAATGACTTGTTCAGAAACTACACCAGCGCACTGAGACCAGTGGAGAACACCAATGACGTCTTAAACGTCACACTACAGATTACACTCTCCCAAATAATTGACATG GATGAGCGTAACCAGATTCTGACAGCGTATTTATGGATACGGCAGGTGTGGAACGATGCATATCTGACCTGGAATAAAGATGAGTATGATGGACTCGATACCATCCGTATACCTGGTAGTTATGTATGGAGACCTGATATTGTCCTATATAACAA TGCGGACGACCATTTCACAGGCACCATGGACACCAACGTAGTGATCCGCAGTGACGGCCAGATCATGTGGGACTCTCCAATCATCACCAAAAGTTCCTGCAAGGTGGACGTGTCCTTTTTCCCCTTCGATGCCCAGCAGTGCCGTCTCACCTACGGCTCCTGGACCTATAACGGCAAGCAGCTAGACATTCTCAATGCCTTGGAGAGTGCAGACCTGGCTGACCTGGTGGATAACGTGGAGTGGGAGGTGCTGGGGATGCCGGCGAAGAAGAACATAATCCTGTATGGCTGCTGTGCTGACCCCTACCCAGATGTGACCTACACGCTGATGCTGAAGAGAAGGGCCTCCTTTTACGTGTTCAATCTGCTGATCCCCTGCGTCATGATCTCCTTCCTCGCGCCGCTGGGCTTCTACCTGCCTGCCGACTCTGGAGAGAAGGTGTCTCTGGGAGTTACCGTGATGTTGGCACTCACTGTTTTTCAGCTGTTGGTGGCAGAGATTATGCCTCCCTCTGAGAACGTGCCACTCATAG GAAAATATTACATAGCCACTATGACCATGATCACTGCCTCCACTGCTCTCACCATCTTCATCATGAACATCCACCACTGCGGCCCAGAAGCGAAACCTGTGCCCAGATGGGCTAAGAAGTTCATCCTGCAGTACTTGGCGAGGATCTGCTTTGTCTATGAAGTCGGCGAGAACTGCATGACCCCACAGCCTGAGAAACCTGACCCCCCACCTCAGAGGCAGCCTCAGCATATGAACGGCCGAGCAGGCAAGGATGACCTCGTCTTCAAATTTGACAGAGGTCAAGACAGTATGCCTTTGAAGCCcacagaggacaaagaagaTATGTCTCAGATTATGTCCCCAGCATGTTCGATAGGGAGAAATCCCACCAACCACTACAGCGTCTGGAAGAATGGAGTGTTCCTGAGTTTGGACGGTGGGGACGGTGTGTCTGCAGCAAGCGGAGGAGTGAAGGACAGTGAGAGGTCTGGAGGACCGGAGGACGGAGGTAGACTATGTGATGAAGAAAAGATGCGGTGCATGACTGAACAACAGCATCACTTCAGAAACATTGAGTACATCGCTAACTGCTATCGAGACCAGAGGGCCACTCAGAAGAGGACAGGAGAGTGGAAGAAAGTGGCTAAGGTGTTGGATCGCTTCTTCATGTGGATTTTTTTCATCATGGTGTTTTTCATGAGTCTGCTCATAATGTGCAAGGCTATCTGA
- the rhoga gene encoding ras homolog family member Ga, with protein MQTVKCVVVGDGAVGKTCLLISFTTNAFPKEYIPTVFDNYSSQITVDSRPISLNLWDTAGQEAYDRLRTISYPQTNVFIICFSVSNPTSYENIRLKWYPEVSQHCPNVPFLLVGTKMDQREDQEILKKLKEQNLTPVTKPQGEALAREIRAIKYLECSALKQVGVREVFMEAVRAFLNPKPVPPKRFCMLL; from the coding sequence ATGCAGACCGTCAAGTGCGTAGTGGTTGGCGATGGAGCTGTGGGAAAGACCTGTCTTCTTATCTCCTTCACCACCAATGCCTTCCCTAAGGAGTACATCCCAACTGTGTTTGACAACTACAGCTCACAGATCACAGTGGATTCCAGACCCATCAGCCTTAACCTGTGGGACACAGCAGGTCAGGAGGCCTACGACCGGCTGCGTACCATATCCTACCCCCAGACCAATGTCTTCATCATATGTTTCTCCGTCTCTAACCCAACGTCTTATGAGAATATCAGGCTTAAGTGGTATCCTGAGGTATCACAACACTGCCCCAATGTACCCTTCCTGCTGGTGGGCACAAAAATGGACCAGCGAGAAGACCAAGAAATTTTGAAAAAACTAAAGGAGCAGAACTTGACTCCTGTCACCAAGCCCCAGGGGGAGGCCCTTGCTCGAGAAATCAGAGCCATCAAATACCTTGAATGCTCAGCTCTCAAGCAAGTCGGAGTGAGGGAAGTATTCATGGAGGCAGTCCGCGCCTTCCTGAACCCGAAGCCTGTGCCTCCTAAACGATTCTGTATGCTATTATAA